AGAAGGTTCATCAGATCATCGGCGCACAGGGTCGGGTGTCCTTCGGCAATGCGGACCTCTTGATGGAGGTGCTTGGGGTCGAGCCGGGTTCGGTCACGCCGTTCTCACTGATCAATGATCGCGAGGAAAATCGTGTCATTCCGGTATTTGACGCAGCGATGATGCAGCACGAGGTGCTCAACTATCATCCGCTGAAAAACGATGCCACGACCGCGATTTCGGCTGACGACCTGCTCAAATTCGCAAGAGCCTGTGGTCATGATCCGAAGGTTCTGGCGGTCAGTGAGGAAGCCAAGGCCGCCGCGCTCTGAGATCTTGCTGGAATTCAGCTTCGAGGCGTTTGTAATTCGACGGTGTTGGCGCCATGTTAGGGCCAACACAACCCTTTTGACGACATTCACTTGAGAGCCGGGCATCAGCAATTGCCGGCCGGAAACATTGAGGCGGGCACATGAGCAACGGCAACTACAGTATCGGTGGCCAGGTTGGGGGCGGATTTGGTGCCAGCATGGGCGGCGGTTACGGCGGCCAGGGCGGTGGCAATGGCGATGGCGGAGC
This genomic interval from Labrenzia sp. VG12 contains the following:
- a CDS encoding prolyl-tRNA synthetase associated domain-containing protein, giving the protein MPAARDDLMAFFKDLGIEVSTVDHQPVFTVAESGDLHDRIPGGHTKNLFVKDKKGRLFLIVALHDAEIDLKKVHQIIGAQGRVSFGNADLLMEVLGVEPGSVTPFSLINDREENRVIPVFDAAMMQHEVLNYHPLKNDATTAISADDLLKFARACGHDPKVLAVSEEAKAAAL